The proteins below are encoded in one region of Levilactobacillus namurensis:
- a CDS encoding uracil-DNA glycosylase family protein, translating to MTTVEDIKTAIRNDPENAVYTEQGWDPLFHVLPSATILVISQAPGRIAQQTKTYFNDASGDRLRDWMGVTRDQFYQSDRIAVMPLDFYYPGKGKSGDLPPRKGFAEKWHEPLLAMMPQVQLTLLVGQYAIKAYLGKKRYKTLTETVRHYPDYMPDYFPLVHPSPLNYGWQKKNPWFQTDVVPELQKRVQLALS from the coding sequence ATCACAACCGTTGAGGACATCAAAACTGCGATTCGGAATGATCCGGAGAACGCGGTGTACACCGAACAGGGGTGGGACCCGTTATTTCATGTGTTACCGAGTGCCACGATTTTGGTCATTAGTCAGGCACCGGGACGAATTGCTCAGCAGACCAAGACTTACTTCAATGACGCGAGCGGAGACCGGTTACGGGACTGGATGGGCGTGACACGCGACCAGTTCTACCAGAGTGACCGGATTGCGGTAATGCCCCTGGACTTTTATTATCCGGGCAAAGGCAAAAGCGGGGACTTGCCCCCGCGGAAGGGGTTCGCTGAAAAGTGGCATGAACCGTTGCTGGCTATGATGCCCCAGGTCCAGTTGACCCTGTTGGTGGGTCAATATGCGATTAAAGCCTACTTGGGTAAAAAGCGGTATAAGACCTTAACGGAGACCGTTCGGCACTATCCTGATTACATGCCGGACTACTTTCCCTTGGTGCACCCATCGCCACTAAACTATGGCTGGCAAAAGAAGAATCCGTGGTTTCAGACGGACGTGGTTCCCGAGTTGCAAAAGCGGGTACAGCTTGCGTTATCTTAA
- a CDS encoding zinc-dependent alcohol dehydrogenase family protein codes for MPKQAESLDHLPTTMRAWQVTTPGPVDGDRAPLALVTKPVPQPGRGETLVRVLTCGVCHTDLHVTEGDLPVHHAHVTPGHEIIGEVVANGPETRRFSLGTRIGIPWLRWTCGVCRFCRSGRENLCPQSQYTGWDHDGGYAEYVTVPEGFAYQVPERFDSVTAAPLLCAGIIGYRAFERANVPAGGRLGLYGFGGSAHITAQIALDQGIEVHVFTRGQDAQAFALKLGATSANGAYDVAPVKLDAAIMFAPAGAMVPNALANLAKGGTLALAGIHLSDVPSLNYQQHLFHEKTLTSVESNTRKDGETFLTLADRLALHPATTPYAFTKADEALRFVKRGDIEGACVLKIGQD; via the coding sequence ATGCCAAAACAAGCTGAAAGTTTGGATCATCTGCCAACGACCATGCGCGCTTGGCAGGTCACGACTCCCGGCCCCGTGGATGGGGATCGAGCACCGTTAGCGTTAGTTACCAAGCCGGTTCCCCAGCCAGGACGGGGCGAGACCTTAGTTCGGGTCCTAACTTGTGGGGTGTGCCATACGGATCTGCACGTTACCGAAGGCGATTTACCCGTTCATCACGCACACGTGACGCCGGGACACGAGATCATCGGGGAAGTCGTGGCCAACGGTCCGGAGACGCGGCGTTTTTCCCTGGGCACCCGCATCGGAATTCCCTGGTTACGGTGGACCTGCGGCGTCTGTCGTTTCTGCCGTTCTGGGCGGGAGAATCTCTGTCCGCAATCTCAGTACACGGGTTGGGACCATGACGGCGGTTATGCTGAGTACGTTACGGTGCCCGAGGGGTTCGCCTATCAGGTGCCGGAGCGATTCGACTCGGTCACCGCTGCGCCATTACTGTGCGCGGGGATTATCGGTTACCGCGCGTTTGAACGCGCTAACGTACCTGCGGGCGGTCGGTTAGGGCTTTATGGCTTTGGTGGTTCGGCCCACATTACGGCTCAGATTGCCCTTGACCAGGGGATTGAAGTCCACGTCTTTACCCGTGGTCAGGACGCCCAAGCCTTCGCGTTAAAGCTAGGCGCAACTTCTGCCAATGGTGCTTACGATGTGGCACCGGTTAAGTTGGACGCCGCGATTATGTTTGCACCGGCGGGGGCCATGGTTCCCAACGCCCTCGCAAACCTGGCTAAGGGGGGCACTCTGGCCCTGGCGGGAATCCACTTGAGTGATGTGCCCAGTTTAAATTATCAGCAGCACCTCTTCCACGAAAAGACACTGACCAGTGTGGAGAGTAATACCCGTAAGGACGGCGAAACGTTTTTGACCTTAGCTGATCGGTTGGCGCTTCACCCGGCGACGACACCGTACGCCTTTACCAAGGCCGACGAAGCCCTGCGGTTTGTGAAGCGCGGCGATATCGAAGGCGCCTGTGTTCTGAAGATTGGCCAGGATTAA
- a CDS encoding zinc ribbon domain-containing protein → MPVHLTNRFEPTSKICHHCGAKKVDLKLCDRIYRCVVCGHVADRDMNAALNIRDTENFELAY, encoded by the coding sequence ATTCCGGTCCATCTAACCAACCGCTTTGAACCAACTTCCAAGATCTGTCATCATTGTGGCGCCAAGAAGGTTGATTTAAAGCTTTGTGACCGGATTTATCGCTGTGTGGTTTGTGGCCATGTTGCTGACCGAGATATGAATGCCGCCCTAAACATTAGGGATACTGAGAATTTTGAGTTAGCCTACTAA
- a CDS encoding threonine/serine exporter ThrE family protein: protein MDKNSQSNTPREFHLSQRHHMAIPWKNMVKDDDVPAREASLQERASLVGRIGITMLSCGTGAWRVRDAMDRVARSLNLTCSADIGLISLSYTCFNDEQSYTQVLSLPSTGVNTDKLNILEELVKNFQNDFSFLTVPEIHTMIDKIQTRPKQYAPAALGFAAALACTGFIFLLGGGLPEMLCTFIGAGLGNYVRALMGKHATTTIASTAISVAVAGMMYMLSFRVLEASFGVSVQHEAGYIGAMLFVIPGFPFITSMLDISKQDMRSGLERLSYAIMITTVATLVGWLVASGFNFRPADFLPLGLSPLALLLLRLPASFCGVYGFSMMFNSSQKMAITAGCIGAVANTLRLELVQLTTMPPAAAAFFGALTAGLIASLVNRYNGYPRITLTVPAIVIMVPGLYIYRAIYNIGSNQIGVGSLWLTKAVLIIMFLPVGLFVARALLDKEWRHFD from the coding sequence ATGGATAAAAATAGTCAATCAAATACCCCGCGGGAGTTTCATCTTTCACAGCGTCATCACATGGCGATTCCTTGGAAGAACATGGTCAAGGACGATGACGTCCCCGCCAGAGAAGCCAGTCTTCAAGAGCGGGCTTCTTTGGTTGGTCGTATCGGGATTACCATGTTATCGTGTGGTACCGGAGCTTGGCGGGTACGGGACGCCATGGACCGGGTGGCCCGCAGTCTCAATCTGACCTGTTCCGCCGATATTGGGTTGATCTCGTTATCGTATACGTGTTTCAACGATGAGCAGAGCTACACTCAGGTGCTGTCCCTCCCCAGTACGGGGGTCAACACGGATAAGCTGAATATTTTAGAAGAACTGGTCAAGAACTTTCAAAACGACTTTTCGTTTTTAACGGTGCCGGAGATTCACACCATGATCGATAAGATTCAAACCCGGCCCAAGCAATATGCGCCCGCAGCCTTGGGGTTCGCCGCAGCCTTAGCCTGTACCGGCTTTATTTTTTTGTTAGGTGGTGGGCTTCCCGAGATGCTCTGTACGTTCATTGGCGCGGGCTTAGGAAATTATGTCCGTGCGTTAATGGGCAAGCACGCGACGACCACGATTGCCAGTACGGCAATCAGCGTTGCGGTCGCTGGGATGATGTATATGCTGAGCTTTCGGGTACTGGAGGCGTCCTTTGGTGTCTCCGTGCAACACGAGGCCGGATACATTGGGGCCATGTTGTTCGTGATTCCGGGTTTCCCCTTCATCACCAGTATGCTGGATATTTCTAAACAAGATATGCGGTCGGGACTAGAGCGCCTGTCCTATGCCATCATGATCACCACGGTGGCGACGTTGGTGGGGTGGCTGGTCGCCAGTGGGTTTAACTTTCGGCCGGCGGACTTTTTGCCTTTAGGCCTATCGCCATTGGCACTGTTGCTGCTACGGTTACCCGCCAGCTTTTGTGGGGTCTACGGTTTCTCCATGATGTTCAACAGCTCCCAAAAGATGGCCATCACGGCCGGATGTATCGGTGCCGTAGCGAACACGTTGCGCCTAGAGTTGGTCCAACTGACCACCATGCCACCAGCCGCGGCGGCCTTCTTTGGAGCTCTCACGGCGGGGCTGATTGCCTCGTTGGTCAACCGGTATAACGGTTATCCGCGAATTACGCTGACCGTACCGGCCATTGTGATCATGGTACCGGGGTTGTATATTTACCGGGCCATCTACAACATTGGGAGCAACCAGATTGGGGTCGGGTCTTTGTGGCTGACCAAAGCCGTCTTGATCATCATGTTCTTACCCGTGGGTCTGTTTGTGGCGCGGGCGCTGCTGGATAAGGAATGGCGGCACTTTGAT
- a CDS encoding pyridoxal phosphate-dependent aminotransferase produces the protein MRQLSQRAQAVRPSATLQVSQRARDLQASGVDVINLGLGQPDFPTPAPIKADAIRAIEANQVDGYTATAGILPLRQAVADRLAQTQNVQVTADQVVVTTGAKLALYALFQVLVNPGDEVLLPAPYWVSYAEQVKLAGGHPVEVAPTATLKVTPEQLAAAVTPRTVAVVLNSPQNPSGVVYTPAELQALGEWAVQHDLWIIADEIYGELVYDQPTPIPSMLTLGGAIVDHTIVVNGVSKTYAMTGWRIGYAVGPQPIMTSLTQALSHMTGNPAAVSQVAALSALTGSQNPVALMKASFKERLDAIYPLLAALPGFRLPGKPAGAFYLFPDVQEAMALKQCTTTDQLVNRILEEAHVAVVAGEAFGLPGHLRISYATDKATLLTALDRLKKFMQA, from the coding sequence ATGCGACAATTGTCTCAGCGGGCCCAAGCAGTGCGGCCCTCAGCAACGTTACAGGTCTCTCAACGCGCGCGGGATCTTCAGGCCAGCGGCGTGGACGTGATTAATCTAGGGTTAGGCCAGCCGGATTTTCCAACGCCGGCGCCGATTAAGGCGGATGCCATTCGGGCAATTGAAGCCAACCAAGTCGATGGCTACACGGCTACCGCGGGCATCTTGCCGTTGCGGCAGGCTGTGGCTGACCGGTTAGCCCAAACGCAAAACGTTCAGGTCACGGCTGATCAAGTCGTGGTCACGACGGGGGCTAAGTTAGCGCTATATGCGTTATTCCAGGTTCTTGTGAATCCGGGAGATGAGGTCCTACTGCCAGCGCCTTACTGGGTCAGTTACGCGGAACAGGTCAAGCTCGCGGGGGGCCACCCCGTGGAGGTTGCCCCGACAGCAACCTTGAAGGTCACGCCGGAACAGTTAGCCGCGGCGGTCACGCCCCGGACGGTGGCTGTAGTGTTGAATTCCCCGCAGAATCCCAGCGGGGTGGTCTACACGCCGGCAGAATTACAAGCGCTCGGCGAGTGGGCCGTTCAACACGACCTGTGGATCATCGCCGATGAGATTTATGGGGAATTGGTCTACGACCAACCGACGCCAATTCCATCAATGTTGACGTTGGGAGGGGCCATCGTGGACCATACGATTGTGGTCAACGGGGTCTCTAAGACCTATGCCATGACGGGGTGGCGGATTGGCTATGCCGTGGGGCCACAACCCATTATGACCAGCTTGACCCAGGCCTTATCACATATGACGGGGAACCCTGCGGCGGTCAGTCAGGTCGCCGCGTTGTCGGCGCTGACGGGGAGTCAAAATCCCGTGGCCTTAATGAAAGCGAGCTTTAAGGAACGGTTAGATGCCATTTATCCGCTACTCGCGGCGTTGCCGGGCTTTCGGTTACCAGGGAAGCCGGCTGGTGCGTTCTACCTGTTCCCGGATGTGCAGGAAGCCATGGCGTTGAAGCAGTGTACGACCACGGACCAATTGGTGAACCGAATCTTAGAAGAGGCGCACGTGGCGGTCGTTGCTGGGGAGGCGTTTGGCTTGCCGGGACACTTACGCATCAGTTATGCGACGGATAAGGCGACGTTATTGACGGCGCTGGACCGGCTAAAGAAGTTTATGCAAGCTTAA
- a CDS encoding DnaD domain-containing protein has product MDAFTQRYLQDGQTSVANYLLDHFREVGMTTDQLLVYLQLRREMDRGVQWPDADQVASRLGWTVQRVYQVLHELITQKLMTITTVTNGQGQKQDTYDFRLLAEKLSQLPVHEADTVATETATGTTTAKSTAVTEAKAARAAVFNHIEQEFGRPLSPIEMETINDWLEQDHYQPELIQLALKESVLNQVYNLKYLDRILLNWHKKHLTTAAQVQQAKAQQSERTTPPATGRTTDRPTPKLPIIKLTD; this is encoded by the coding sequence ATGGACGCGTTTACGCAACGGTACCTACAGGATGGTCAGACCAGTGTGGCCAATTATCTGTTGGACCATTTTCGTGAGGTGGGGATGACCACCGATCAGTTATTGGTGTACCTGCAGTTACGCCGGGAAATGGACCGGGGGGTGCAGTGGCCGGATGCTGATCAGGTTGCAAGTCGGCTGGGCTGGACCGTCCAGCGGGTCTACCAGGTCTTACACGAGTTGATCACCCAGAAGCTCATGACCATCACGACGGTTACGAACGGGCAGGGGCAGAAGCAAGACACGTATGACTTTCGATTGCTAGCGGAGAAGCTGAGCCAGCTACCCGTTCATGAAGCTGATACGGTGGCGACCGAGACGGCAACGGGGACGACTACGGCGAAATCAACTGCCGTGACGGAAGCTAAGGCGGCCCGGGCCGCCGTGTTTAACCACATTGAACAGGAATTCGGGCGCCCTTTATCGCCCATCGAGATGGAGACCATCAATGATTGGCTGGAACAGGATCACTATCAGCCGGAGCTGATTCAACTGGCCCTGAAGGAGTCGGTGTTGAATCAAGTCTATAATTTGAAGTATCTGGACCGCATCCTCCTGAATTGGCATAAGAAGCACCTGACCACGGCGGCGCAGGTGCAACAGGCCAAGGCCCAGCAAAGTGAGCGTACCACGCCACCAGCAACGGGGCGGACGACGGACCGGCCAACGCCTAAGTTACCTATCATTAAATTAACGGATTGA
- a CDS encoding ABC transporter ATP-binding protein, which produces MSDLKIAGKYYWHYLKRYWRGFLVSIVLIAFSTWCIVVAPTYLGRAVEQLTTYLGQVTHGGQGSLAPFNHTLIIYILLYLGDASTIFVASLILARVTAFSTGTMRVGLFRKLQRMKVQYFDTHRDGDILARFTSDLDNIFNAMNQALLEILLAIAQFVGLLIVMFNQSATMAWVTMASTPLALIVAAVVMRKAGVAVNRQQDDIGKLNGYINEQITGQKVLITNGLQADSLEGFSGYNAKVRQSALTGQIWSGILNPLMQGMSLLNTAIVIFFGSWFALNGSLSTGAALALVVVFVNYAQQYYQPIMSLTSLYSMIQLAITGARRVDEVRRQDDEVNRAQGQNMPDIQRGLKIDDVHFSYLPGKEILHGITINVHRGEMVALVGPTGSGKTTVMNLMNRFYDVDTGAITVDGTDIRQFDLQSLRSHVGIVLQEPQLFTGTIADNIRYGEPDAGMDRVIDAAKQANIHDFIESLPDGYDTQVSDEQSIFSAGQKQLMSIARTILTNPRLLILDEATSNVDTVTEARIQAAMDNVIQGRTSFVIAHRLKTILNADKIVVLRDGRIIEQGSHAALLQENGFYAELYRNQMVFE; this is translated from the coding sequence ATGAGTGATTTAAAGATTGCCGGTAAGTATTATTGGCATTACTTAAAGCGGTATTGGCGTGGCTTTTTAGTCAGTATCGTGTTGATTGCCTTTTCCACTTGGTGTATCGTGGTCGCCCCGACCTACTTGGGACGCGCGGTCGAACAGTTGACGACTTACTTGGGTCAAGTAACCCACGGTGGTCAGGGGTCCCTGGCGCCGTTTAACCATACGCTGATTATCTATATTCTCCTTTACTTGGGGGATGCCAGTACGATCTTTGTGGCCAGTCTCATCTTGGCTAGAGTCACGGCTTTTTCGACGGGAACCATGCGGGTCGGCCTGTTCCGGAAGCTCCAACGGATGAAGGTTCAATACTTCGATACCCACCGGGATGGCGACATCTTAGCCCGGTTCACGTCTGATCTGGATAACATCTTTAACGCGATGAATCAGGCCTTGCTAGAAATTCTACTGGCAATCGCCCAATTTGTCGGGCTCTTGATCGTGATGTTCAACCAGAGTGCGACGATGGCTTGGGTCACCATGGCCTCGACGCCGCTGGCTTTGATCGTGGCCGCAGTGGTCATGCGCAAGGCGGGCGTGGCCGTTAACCGCCAACAGGATGATATTGGGAAGCTCAACGGGTACATCAACGAACAGATCACGGGGCAGAAAGTCCTGATCACCAATGGCCTGCAAGCCGATTCGCTGGAGGGCTTTAGCGGGTACAATGCCAAGGTTCGGCAATCCGCTTTGACCGGACAGATCTGGTCCGGGATTTTGAACCCCTTGATGCAGGGGATGTCGTTGCTAAATACGGCAATCGTCATCTTCTTTGGGTCGTGGTTCGCCCTGAACGGCAGTCTGTCGACGGGAGCGGCTTTGGCGTTGGTAGTGGTCTTCGTGAACTATGCGCAACAGTATTACCAACCCATCATGTCGTTAACCAGCCTGTATAGCATGATTCAACTGGCAATCACCGGGGCACGGCGGGTCGATGAGGTCCGGCGCCAAGATGATGAGGTCAATCGTGCGCAGGGTCAAAACATGCCGGATATTCAACGGGGGCTGAAAATTGACGATGTGCATTTCAGTTACCTACCGGGCAAGGAAATCTTGCACGGTATCACGATTAATGTCCACCGAGGCGAAATGGTCGCCTTGGTTGGGCCAACGGGGTCGGGTAAGACTACGGTGATGAATTTGATGAACCGGTTCTACGATGTGGATACCGGGGCGATTACCGTGGACGGCACGGACATTCGCCAGTTCGACCTGCAGTCGTTACGGTCGCACGTAGGAATCGTTCTGCAGGAACCGCAACTCTTTACGGGAACGATTGCGGATAATATCCGTTATGGTGAACCGGATGCGGGGATGGACCGGGTGATTGATGCGGCTAAGCAGGCAAACATTCACGACTTCATCGAGAGCTTACCGGACGGATATGACACGCAGGTCTCCGATGAACAGAGTATCTTCTCGGCGGGACAGAAGCAGTTGATGTCGATTGCCAGAACGATTCTGACGAATCCGCGATTACTGATTTTAGATGAAGCCACCTCTAACGTGGACACGGTGACCGAAGCACGGATTCAGGCGGCGATGGATAATGTGATCCAGGGCCGGACGAGTTTCGTGATTGCGCACCGGTTGAAGACCATCCTGAATGCGGACAAAATCGTGGTTCTGCGCGATGGTCGAATTATCGAGCAGGGTAGCCATGCGGCGTTGTTACAGGAGAACGGCTTCTACGCGGAGTTGTACCGGAATCAGATGGTATTTGAATAG
- a CDS encoding RNA-guided endonuclease TnpB family protein, with translation MLNTYKVEIKPTNYLIWLLNRHIGGSRWAYNLFLEMNQRRYEDGYHYMNAYEFSRWFNHDYLQANPEDDWIKELYAKSVKQAFIDADMAMKRFFKHLSQYPHFRSWKRGQGAYYFVKNGKQQIIQAERHRIKLPKLGWVRLKEYGYLPANVQHFVIKQGRIKCHAGRYYLTCVVEQAELVQPNLTGARIGIDLGIKDFAILSNGLVYRNQNKSSRIKRLRRQLRRLQRKYSRQYLAFKVRKQKEGKSATDLNLAKTRRRMQRLYQRLQNMQKDYQNKIISAVVITKPQWVALEDLNVKGMLKNRHLAKAISYQGFYNFRIKLIAKCQ, from the coding sequence ATGTTAAACACCTATAAGGTCGAAATTAAACCAACTAATTATCTAATTTGGTTACTTAATCGACATATTGGGGGTAGCCGTTGGGCGTACAATTTATTTTTAGAGATGAACCAGCGACGGTATGAAGATGGTTATCACTATATGAATGCTTATGAATTTAGTAGATGGTTTAATCATGATTACTTGCAGGCCAACCCGGAAGACGATTGGATTAAGGAACTTTATGCTAAGTCCGTCAAACAAGCTTTTATTGATGCCGATATGGCGATGAAGCGCTTCTTCAAGCACTTGAGTCAGTACCCCCACTTTCGTTCTTGGAAACGGGGGCAGGGCGCCTACTATTTTGTGAAGAATGGTAAGCAGCAAATCATTCAAGCTGAACGTCATCGAATTAAGTTGCCTAAACTGGGATGGGTGCGCCTAAAAGAATACGGGTACCTGCCGGCCAACGTGCAACACTTTGTGATTAAACAAGGCCGTATCAAGTGCCATGCCGGTCGCTATTATCTAACTTGCGTGGTCGAACAAGCGGAGCTAGTCCAACCAAATTTGACCGGCGCTAGGATTGGAATTGATTTAGGCATCAAAGACTTTGCCATTTTGAGTAATGGTTTGGTCTATCGGAATCAGAACAAGAGTAGCCGAATAAAGCGACTACGCCGCCAACTTCGACGGTTACAAAGAAAATATTCACGACAGTATCTTGCATTCAAAGTCAGAAAACAGAAAGAAGGAAAATCTGCTACTGATTTGAACCTAGCCAAAACTAGACGGCGAATGCAACGGCTGTATCAACGGTTACAAAACATGCAAAAAGACTATCAGAACAAGATCATTTCCGCTGTAGTGATAACCAAACCGCAGTGGGTGGCCTTAGAAGACCTGAATGTTAAAGGCATGTTGAAAAATCGACACTTGGCTAAAGCCATTAGTTATCAAGGATTTTATAACTTTAGAATCAAGCTCATCGCTAAGTGTCAATAA
- a CDS encoding sulfite exporter TauE/SafE family protein: MTWLLIVLPALLAGLVQGLTGFGAVIIMMIFFPLILPIAQAAGIGGLIMFTSVLGLTIQYRHHVHLKQLILPFIIYASVATWSVHLGHVLDTHLLRMLLGGLLVALSLYFMFAKSAGNRRYPWYVAIGFMVISGFFNGLFGIGGPLMALYFLSLSHSMPEYIGNIQGFFLIDTFYITTIRVTNGILGVQDIPYILVGMVAASIGTIIASHLLTRINPDRLKQWIYRFIGLSGLYYLFF, encoded by the coding sequence GTGACTTGGTTACTTATCGTGTTACCAGCACTCCTCGCGGGATTGGTCCAGGGGCTAACCGGCTTCGGCGCCGTCATCATCATGATGATCTTCTTTCCCCTAATTCTGCCCATTGCCCAGGCCGCCGGAATTGGTGGCTTGATTATGTTTACCAGCGTACTGGGCTTGACCATTCAATACCGACACCATGTTCACCTCAAACAACTGATTCTTCCATTCATCATTTACGCTAGTGTTGCGACCTGGTCGGTTCACTTAGGGCACGTGCTGGATACCCACCTGCTGCGAATGCTACTGGGCGGTCTCCTGGTCGCGTTAAGCCTGTACTTCATGTTCGCCAAGTCAGCCGGTAACCGTCGCTACCCCTGGTACGTCGCCATCGGCTTCATGGTGATCTCTGGATTCTTCAACGGGCTCTTCGGGATTGGTGGCCCGCTAATGGCGCTATACTTTCTGTCGCTATCGCACTCGATGCCCGAATACATCGGGAACATTCAGGGGTTCTTCTTGATTGACACCTTCTACATCACCACCATTCGGGTGACCAATGGCATCCTAGGTGTTCAGGATATCCCCTACATTCTGGTGGGCATGGTGGCTGCCAGCATTGGCACCATCATTGCGTCACACCTGTTGACTCGAATCAACCCCGACCGGTTGAAACAATGGATCTACCGGTTCATTGGGCTCAGCGGGCTCTACTATCTCTTTTTCTAA